A single region of the bacterium genome encodes:
- a CDS encoding molybdopterin molybdotransferase MoeA, translating to MRGFAERADVEEVTGFLADHARALPAEPVGLLSSVGRVLAEEVRAEVDVPGFARSAMDGYAVRGEDTFGASAYDSLHLELVGESMPGRPFAGTVEAGQAVRIMTGAPLPKGADAVVMAEVCEEVATTLRLAEAVAPRKHVGAPGEDIRAGAIVLDVGRRLRPQDAGLLSSIGVAEAACVRRPRVQLVITGDELLPPGSRPEGPHIVDSNSVVLGALAERDGSVLLPHVILPDRPEVIADLLATAAADVLLVSGGSSVGKEDHAPRLVAELGKLDFHGVSMRPSSPAGVGRLPAVAGTAERFVFLLPGNPVSCLCAYEFFAGPTLRRLGGRNGAWPHRRVRLPLARKIVSAIGRTDYVRVAIEEGCVAPIGTSGASILSSTVRAAGAVIVPRELEGMPEGAEVDVVLYDEELPA from the coding sequence ATGCGCGGGTTCGCCGAGCGGGCGGACGTCGAGGAGGTGACAGGCTTTCTCGCCGACCATGCGCGCGCGCTTCCGGCTGAGCCGGTTGGGCTGCTCTCGAGCGTCGGGCGTGTCCTCGCCGAAGAGGTGCGTGCCGAGGTGGATGTCCCGGGCTTCGCCCGTTCGGCCATGGATGGCTACGCGGTTCGCGGCGAAGACACGTTCGGGGCGTCGGCGTACGACTCGCTGCACCTGGAGCTGGTGGGGGAGTCGATGCCCGGCCGGCCTTTCGCGGGAACCGTCGAAGCCGGGCAAGCGGTGCGCATCATGACCGGTGCGCCCTTGCCCAAGGGCGCGGACGCCGTCGTGATGGCCGAGGTATGCGAGGAGGTTGCCACCACCTTGCGCCTGGCCGAAGCCGTCGCTCCGCGGAAGCATGTCGGTGCGCCGGGTGAAGACATCCGGGCGGGAGCCATCGTTCTCGACGTGGGCCGGCGCTTGCGGCCTCAAGATGCGGGCCTGCTGTCGTCGATCGGCGTTGCGGAAGCCGCCTGCGTGCGCCGCCCACGGGTGCAATTGGTGATCACGGGTGATGAGCTCCTGCCGCCCGGGAGTCGGCCAGAGGGCCCGCATATCGTCGACAGCAATTCGGTCGTGCTCGGCGCGCTCGCGGAGCGAGATGGAAGCGTGTTGCTTCCCCACGTCATCCTCCCAGACCGCCCGGAAGTGATCGCGGATCTTCTCGCAACGGCTGCAGCTGACGTCTTGCTCGTTTCCGGCGGAAGCTCCGTTGGAAAAGAAGATCATGCTCCGCGGTTGGTGGCCGAACTCGGCAAACTGGATTTTCACGGAGTCTCGATGCGTCCCTCGAGCCCGGCCGGTGTTGGCCGGCTGCCAGCCGTGGCCGGCACCGCAGAACGCTTCGTCTTCTTGCTGCCCGGAAACCCCGTGAGTTGCCTATGCGCCTACGAGTTCTTTGCGGGGCCGACGCTTCGCCGGCTTGGCGGGCGGAACGGCGCCTGGCCTCATCGTCGGGTGCGGCTACCGCTCGCCCGCAAGATCGTCTCGGCCATCGGACGGACGGACTACGTGCGTGTTGCGATCGAAGAGGGTTGCGTTGCACCGATCGGAACGTCGGGCGCGTCCATCTTGTCCTCGACGGTTCGCGCGGCGGGCGCAGTGATCGTGCCGCGGGAGCTGGAAGGCATGCCCGAGGGCGCCGAGGTCGACGTCGTTCTCTACGACGAAGAACTGCCGGCATGA
- a CDS encoding class I SAM-dependent RNA methyltransferase, translated as MTAESSPVVVEIDSLAAGGDGVGRLADGRVVFVAWTAPGDQVLVRLIEERKRFARGEVVELLRPGPDRRSPPCPIAGKCGGCAWQHLAYPAQLAAKVGILRDAIERIAGLTPPVEIPVQSADELGYRSRARVFAEAGEVGFRRMRSHEVCGTRNCPVLVPELDAVLGSLAEAPPEGEAEWLLAVGDAGEVSVRVDGPGAKASAIHLRVGDDSLRIGPGVFFQANAALRNQLAQAVSEACGRGERALELYAGAGFFTLGLSRAFGQVTAVESNRRAARDLGHNLKAAEVPADVAIRPIPTEDYLADPRDPRPDLVLLDPPRTGLAKGGPEALAALGAERIVYLSCDPATLARDLRILTERGYELSAVTAFDLFPQTPHIEALAILTL; from the coding sequence ATGACGGCTGAGAGTTCTCCCGTCGTCGTAGAGATCGATTCCCTGGCCGCCGGGGGAGATGGCGTGGGCCGCCTGGCCGACGGCCGTGTCGTCTTCGTAGCCTGGACCGCGCCAGGCGATCAGGTGCTGGTTCGCCTCATCGAGGAGCGCAAGCGTTTCGCGCGCGGGGAAGTCGTAGAACTGCTGCGTCCTGGTCCGGATCGGCGGTCTCCGCCTTGTCCCATCGCCGGGAAATGTGGCGGCTGCGCCTGGCAACATCTCGCCTATCCGGCGCAGCTCGCCGCCAAGGTCGGGATCCTGAGAGACGCGATCGAACGGATCGCAGGGCTCACGCCCCCCGTCGAGATTCCCGTTCAGTCGGCAGACGAGCTCGGATATCGGAGCCGTGCGCGGGTGTTCGCCGAGGCCGGAGAGGTCGGGTTCCGCCGCATGCGTTCTCATGAGGTTTGTGGGACCCGGAACTGTCCCGTGCTCGTGCCCGAGTTGGACGCGGTCCTCGGCAGCCTGGCCGAGGCTCCTCCCGAGGGCGAGGCCGAATGGCTGTTGGCAGTGGGCGACGCTGGGGAGGTTTCCGTCCGCGTCGACGGCCCCGGAGCGAAGGCCAGCGCGATCCATTTGCGAGTTGGAGACGATTCCCTTCGTATCGGGCCAGGCGTGTTCTTCCAGGCGAACGCAGCACTCCGGAACCAGCTGGCCCAAGCAGTCAGCGAGGCTTGCGGCCGAGGCGAGAGGGCGCTGGAACTCTACGCGGGCGCGGGCTTCTTCACGCTGGGGCTCAGTCGCGCGTTCGGCCAGGTCACGGCCGTCGAGTCCAACCGGCGAGCGGCCCGCGATCTGGGCCACAATCTCAAGGCTGCCGAAGTGCCGGCCGATGTGGCCATCCGCCCGATCCCGACGGAAGACTACCTGGCGGATCCCCGAGACCCACGGCCGGACCTCGTGCTTCTCGATCCACCGCGCACCGGTCTCGCGAAGGGGGGTCCGGAGGCGCTGGCCGCCCTCGGCGCCGAGCGCATCGTCTACCTCTCCTGCGATCCCGCCACGCTCGCCCGCGACCTACGCATCCTCACCGAGCGAGGCTACGAGCTTTCGGCCGTCACGGCGTTCGATCTCTTCCCCCAGACCCCCCACATCGAAGCCCTCGCAATCCTCACCCTCTGA
- a CDS encoding response regulator transcription factor, whose protein sequence is MIGAVIADDHAIVREGLRRLLEAEEDIEVFSEAADGREVLEEVAKHQPQVVILDISMPNLGGLETLERLRNAHPKVKVILLSVHADPPYIQSAVNLGADGYVLKNGRVNEVVSAVRAVTKGGSYFSPPVAKEIVEQLRAPNRGVAEPFSVLSTREREVLQLIAEGLSAKEVASELSISTKTVEAHRTSVMRKLGARKATELVRYALRHGLIEP, encoded by the coding sequence TTGATCGGTGCCGTGATCGCGGATGACCATGCCATCGTCCGAGAGGGCCTGCGCCGTCTGCTCGAGGCTGAGGAGGATATCGAAGTCTTCTCCGAGGCCGCCGACGGCCGCGAGGTGCTCGAGGAAGTTGCGAAGCACCAGCCGCAGGTCGTGATCCTCGATATCTCGATGCCTAACCTGGGCGGCCTCGAAACCCTCGAACGGCTCCGCAATGCCCACCCGAAGGTCAAGGTCATCCTGCTCTCGGTCCACGCGGACCCGCCCTACATCCAGAGCGCCGTGAACCTGGGAGCGGACGGCTACGTATTGAAGAACGGCCGCGTGAACGAGGTGGTCTCTGCGGTGCGGGCGGTCACCAAAGGGGGCAGCTACTTCAGCCCGCCGGTTGCCAAGGAGATCGTGGAGCAGCTTCGCGCACCGAATCGGGGCGTCGCCGAACCCTTTTCCGTGCTTTCCACACGGGAACGCGAAGTTCTCCAGTTGATTGCCGAAGGTCTGTCGGCCAAGGAAGTGGCCAGCGAGCTCAGCATCAGTACCAAGACCGTGGAAGCTCATCGCACCAGCGTCATGCGAAAGCTCGGCGCCCGGAAGGCCACCGAGCTCGTCCGCTACGCCCTGCGCCACGGTCTCATCGAGCCCTGA
- a CDS encoding molybdopterin biosynthesis protein, whose protein sequence is MKQQQFLEVLDRDEAERRWREAIRVVAAPTEEIPLDEALGRVLAEDVRAAVDVPGFDRSNMDGFAVRASDTFGASEEEPRRLRLNEETIPTGIAPQLEVVAGTATPIATGGMLPRGADAVVPVEHTDVDGAELIVRRPRVPGGAVAFAGTDMGMGETVLFAGARLSSRETGVLAAIGRERVAVVGRPRVAILSTGDEIVQPGEAMRPGLVFDSNGRILADAVRELGGEPLFMGAFRDDELALRAAVAEALVAADLVLLSGGTSKGEGDLNAQVIADLSPGILVHGVALKPGKPICLAASGEKPVVILPGFPTSAVFTFHEFVAPVLREMAGLGGDCRETLTARLAMRVQSERGRLEYLLVGLVPGPDGDLAAYPMGKGSGSVTAFSRADGFVRVGRNVEIVEADIPVEVTRIGREPSLADLVVIGSHCSGLDLLASALSAEGFTIKLMAVGSQGGLEAARRGECDVAPMHLLDPESGTYNAPFLEGDLELLPGYTRMQGVVTRADETRDVDGLLADGTLRMVNRNRGAGTRLLIDGLLGDRRPPGHAYEPRSHYAVAAAVAQKRADWGVTIAPIAEQAGLRFRPLQAEHYDFIVPRARGNRPAVASMRRLLEPGSALRVRLAEAGFGEPDDG, encoded by the coding sequence ATGAAGCAACAGCAATTCCTGGAAGTCCTGGATCGGGACGAAGCCGAGCGGCGTTGGCGTGAGGCGATTCGGGTGGTTGCGGCTCCCACTGAGGAGATCCCGCTCGATGAAGCGCTCGGGCGGGTGCTCGCCGAAGACGTGAGAGCCGCAGTAGATGTGCCCGGATTCGATCGCTCGAATATGGACGGCTTCGCGGTTCGCGCCAGCGATACATTCGGTGCATCCGAGGAAGAGCCGCGACGGCTCCGTCTGAATGAGGAGACGATTCCCACCGGAATCGCGCCGCAGCTGGAAGTGGTGGCGGGGACGGCGACTCCGATCGCCACGGGCGGCATGTTGCCGCGTGGCGCGGATGCGGTCGTGCCCGTCGAGCATACGGATGTGGACGGGGCCGAGCTGATCGTCAGGCGGCCGCGTGTGCCCGGCGGCGCCGTGGCATTTGCCGGCACCGACATGGGTATGGGGGAGACGGTGCTCTTCGCGGGCGCGCGACTCTCCTCCCGAGAGACTGGCGTGTTGGCGGCCATCGGTCGGGAACGGGTGGCCGTCGTGGGCAGGCCTCGTGTCGCGATCCTCTCGACTGGCGACGAGATCGTGCAGCCGGGGGAGGCCATGCGCCCCGGATTGGTCTTCGACAGCAATGGAAGAATCCTGGCCGACGCCGTGCGGGAACTCGGGGGCGAGCCTCTCTTCATGGGCGCCTTTCGCGATGATGAGCTCGCCTTGAGGGCGGCAGTCGCGGAGGCGCTGGTTGCGGCCGATCTCGTATTGCTTTCCGGCGGTACCTCCAAGGGGGAGGGGGACCTGAACGCGCAGGTCATCGCCGATCTATCGCCGGGAATTCTCGTGCACGGTGTCGCGCTCAAACCCGGCAAACCGATCTGCCTTGCGGCTTCCGGAGAAAAACCTGTCGTCATTCTGCCCGGGTTCCCGACCTCCGCCGTCTTCACCTTCCACGAGTTCGTTGCGCCGGTGCTCCGGGAAATGGCGGGCCTCGGGGGAGATTGCAGGGAGACGCTGACGGCTCGCCTTGCCATGCGCGTGCAATCCGAGCGCGGGCGTCTCGAATACCTGCTGGTCGGCCTGGTGCCGGGCCCCGATGGAGACCTGGCCGCCTACCCGATGGGCAAGGGCAGCGGCTCGGTGACGGCATTCAGCCGGGCGGACGGCTTCGTGCGGGTCGGACGAAACGTGGAGATCGTCGAAGCGGATATCCCGGTCGAGGTGACACGAATCGGACGTGAGCCGTCCCTGGCCGACCTGGTCGTCATTGGCAGCCACTGCTCCGGGCTCGACCTGCTCGCGTCCGCGCTCTCGGCCGAGGGCTTCACGATCAAGCTGATGGCGGTCGGCAGCCAGGGTGGGCTCGAAGCCGCCCGGCGCGGTGAATGCGACGTGGCGCCGATGCATCTTCTCGACCCGGAGAGCGGCACCTACAACGCGCCGTTCCTGGAAGGCGACCTGGAGCTCTTGCCGGGCTACACACGAATGCAAGGCGTGGTCACCCGCGCCGACGAGACGCGGGACGTCGATGGGCTGCTGGCCGATGGGACGCTGCGCATGGTCAACCGCAACCGAGGTGCCGGAACCCGATTGCTGATCGACGGTCTCCTCGGAGACAGGCGCCCTCCCGGCCATGCCTACGAACCGCGCTCCCACTACGCCGTAGCAGCAGCGGTCGCCCAGAAGCGCGCGGACTGGGGTGTGACCATCGCACCGATCGCGGAGCAGGCGGGTCTGCGCTTTCGGCCCTTGCAAGCCGAGCACTACGATTTCATCGTCCCGCGGGCGCGGGGCAATCGGCCAGCCGTGGCGTCCATGCGACGACTCCTCGAGCCGGGAAGCGCCCTTCGTGTTCGCCTGGCCGAAGCGGGATTCGGGGAGCCCGATGACGGCTGA